One genomic segment of Entelurus aequoreus isolate RoL-2023_Sb linkage group LG25, RoL_Eaeq_v1.1, whole genome shotgun sequence includes these proteins:
- the LOC133642177 gene encoding uncharacterized protein LOC133642177 isoform X1 encodes MHSVWTCVRQKMDRYEEFCLQSMSMLQEEGEFKKTCEPLTRTYSVILFHGKAVLSPLLNDEQRHEMCNYRRMAVQLEADQRNPQKNKLPIQDQDILTSCNVQSVEPESKETQDGNKPACKVQHLRKDEVQKSSVSKSAAVSGYTLITDSPGLPKVPGIGTVLQPISPVAPIGLIANDNVKVDTEDKSDEEDMSMDSLLKQTKDEHVRKDQSRDGSKGLLPTSEAITEIKSPKSGVEFGFSLHHSPLGPPQTFIHQTVYDLPQSALPCIPDRCIRRPSPESSCRRKPRPFSTGNIHISFLGMPGEGSELSDWEEAPSPDHWSSVGGERFPNRKGSRQSTVCTNSPVWETHSSMSPSGPNLFGQPEHLSSTFRRRSHTMDSQLGTNQPDYIDRSQERTPRFMAGVVTVCPTSRQNSVAPLNKSYKIESPTSYLRRVHVTPELAQGKHWTHPSDPRGPRDVVTSPTFLRHAANANNTEVETQRRAEALEDIKKRLEEEHALQMSVLLAEQEKEQQRLRLDLEEAERRLREQESVHPQNCATWNGLLAGISPTNASAERSPGHSIGFPSPISSDFTPPSLQSPVYIRGPIWAASKLHARESQVLTTEQQRALCRIGAIARGFLIRRLLKTHKIKYLRQTIMDTKAFISSFQTEGPPKKVSEQDLCLQERVQAQLRAALYDINEIFFEMPLKDRLALLQQDRELCVEKKLRDMDKAKSHKEKVILSAATQRSMDRKKREGESPGQGRKVMQKPKSPTPNRVQKSSQVQKSVPSQLNRQGSWYKKTPETRVKRMDNVKNLKKQHSLG; translated from the exons ATGCATAGCGTGTGGACTTGTGTGCGTCAAAAGATGGACCGCTACGAGGAGTTCTGTCTGCAAAGCATGTCCATGCTGCAGGAGGAGGGGGAATTCAAGAAGACATGTGAGCCGCTCACCAGGACCTACTCTGTCATCCTCTTCCATGGGAAAGCTGTTTTGTCACCTCTg TTGAATGATGAGCAGCGTCACGAGATGTGCAACTATAGAAGGATGGCCGTCCAGCTGGAAGCAGACCAGAGGAACCCGCAGAAGAACAAGCTTCCTATCCAAGATCAAGACATACTGACAAGTTGTAATGTGCAATCAGTAGAGCCAGAGTCAAAAGAAACACAAGATGGCAACAAACCAGCTTGCAAg GTACAACATTTACGGAAGGATGAGGTTCAAAAGTCATCAGTTTCCAAATCAGCAGCAGTGAGCGGTTACACCCTGATCACCGACTCacctggccttcccaaagtccctgGGATTGGGACTGTTCTTCAGCCAATCAGTCCAGTTGCTCCCATTGGTCTAATTGCCAATGATAATGTGAAGGTGGATACAGAAGACAAGAGTGATGAGGAAGATATGAGTATGGACAGTCTTCTCAAGCAAACAAAAGACGAGCATGTGAGGAAGGACCAGAGTAGAGACGGGTCAAAAGGTCTCCTACCAACATCTGAGGCCATCACAGAGATAAAAAGTCCAAAGAGTGGTGTTGAGTTTGGCTTTAGTTTGCATCACAGTCCTCTTGGCCCTCCACAGACCTTCATCCATCAAACTGTGTATGATCTTCCACAGTCTGCATTACCTTGCATTCCAGATCGATGTATAAGACGACCTAGTCCAGAGTCTAGCTGCAGACGTAAACCACGCCCATTCTCTACTGGGAATATACACATTTCATTCCTAGGTATGCCAGGGGAAGGATCTGAACTGTCAGATTGGGAAGAAGCTCCCTCCCCAGATCACTGGAGTTCAGTTGGGGGTGAGCGTTTTCCTAATAGGAAGGGGAGTCGCCAATCCACTGTCTGTACTAATAGTCCAGTTTGGGAAACCCACAGCTCCATGAGCCCGTCGGGTCCCAACTTGTTTGGGCAACCGGAACATCTATCGTCAACATTTCGCCGGCGCTCTCACACCATGGACAGTCAGCTGGGAACCAACCAACCTGATTACATTGACCGCAGTCAAGAAAGGACACCTCGATTTATGGCAGGAGTCGTCACTGTTTGCCCTACAAGTCGACAGAACTCGGTTGCCCCCTTAAACAAGTCATACAAGATAGAGAGTCCTACGTCCTATCTGCGGCGGGTTCATGTTACTCCCGAGTTAGCTCAGGGTAAACACTGGACGCACCCTAGTGATCCTCGGGGGCCACGAGACGTTGTAACCTCACCAACGTTCCTCAGGCAtgcagctaatgctaacaacacag AGGTCGAGACCCAAAGGCGAGCAGAAGCTCTGGAGGACATAAAAAAGCGGCTGGAAGAAGAACATGCCTTGCAGATGTCCGTGCTCCTGGCTGAGCAGGAAAAAGAGCAACAGCGTCTTCGTCTG GATCTCGAAGAAGCTGAAAGAAGACTTAGAGAACAGGAGTCTGTGCATCCCCAGAACTGTGCTACTTGGAACGGACTTCTAGCTGGGATAAGTCCAACTAATGCCTCAGCTGAAAGATCACCGGGACACAGTATAG GTTTTCCTAGTCCCATCAGTTCTGATTTTACCCCTCCCTCTCTCCAGTCCCCTGTTTATATTCGAGGGCCCATTTGGGCGGCTAGCAAACTTCATGCAAGAGAAAGTcag GTTCTGACAACAGAACAACAGAGAGCATTGTGTCGAATTGGCGCCATTGCCCGTGGCTTCCTCATACGACGATTGCTGAAAACGCACAAGATCAAATATCTGCGTCAGACCATCATG GATACAAAGGCGTTCATTAGTTCCTTTCAGACTGAAGGTCCACCGAAAAAAGTCTCGGAACAAGATCTTTGTTTACAAGAAAGAGTTCAAGCGCAG TTACGTGCAGCCCTTTATGACATCAATGAAATCTTCTTTGAAATGCCTCTGAAGGATCGATTAGCACTGCTGCAGCAGGACAGAGAGCTCTGTGTTGAAAAGAAGCTACGAGACATG GACAAAGCTAAGAGTCATAAGGAAAAGGTGATTCTGTCTGCTGCCACGCAAAGGTCTATGGACCGGAAAAAGAG GGAGGGGGAATCACCAGGACAGGGTAGAAAGGTGATGCAGAAGCCAAAAAGTCCAACCCCTAACAG AGTTCAGAAGTCGAGCCAAGTCCAGAAATCTGTTCCAAGTCAGCTGAACCGCCAGGG
- the LOC133642177 gene encoding uncharacterized protein LOC133642177 isoform X2 → MHSVWTCVRQKMDRYEEFCLQSMSMLQEEGEFKKTCEPLTRTYSVILFHGKAVLSPLLNDEQRHEMCNYRRMAVQLEADQRNPQKNKLPIQDQDILTSCNVQSVEPESKETQDGNKPACKVQHLRKDEVQKSSVSKSAAVSGYTLITDSPGLPKVPGIGTVLQPISPVAPIGLIANDNVKVDTEDKSDEEDMSMDSLLKQTKDEHVRKDQSRDGSKGLLPTSEAITEIKSPKSGVEFGFSLHHSPLGPPQTFIHQTVYDLPQSALPCIPDRCIRRPSPESSCRRKPRPFSTGNIHISFLGMPGEGSELSDWEEAPSPDHWSSVGGERFPNRKGSRQSTVCTNSPVWETHSSMSPSGPNLFGQPEHLSSTFRRRSHTMDSQLGTNQPDYIDRSQERTPRFMAGVVTVCPTSRQNSVAPLNKSYKIESPTSYLRRVHVTPELAQGKHWTHPSDPRGPRDVVTSPTFLRHAANANNTEVETQRRAEALEDIKKRLEEEHALQMSVLLAEQEKEQQRLRLDLEEAERRLREQESVHPQNCATWNGLLAGISPTNASAERSPGHSIGFPSPISSDFTPPSLQSPVYIRGPIWAASKLHARESQVLTTEQQRALCRIGAIARGFLIRRLLKTHKIKYLRQTIMDTKAFISSFQTEGPPKKVSEQDLCLQERVQAQLRAALYDINEIFFEMPLKDRLALLQQDRELCVEKKLRDMDKAKSHKEKVILSAATQRSMDRKKREGESPGQGRKVMQKPKSPTPNRSWYKKTPETRVKRMDNVKNLKKQHSLG, encoded by the exons ATGCATAGCGTGTGGACTTGTGTGCGTCAAAAGATGGACCGCTACGAGGAGTTCTGTCTGCAAAGCATGTCCATGCTGCAGGAGGAGGGGGAATTCAAGAAGACATGTGAGCCGCTCACCAGGACCTACTCTGTCATCCTCTTCCATGGGAAAGCTGTTTTGTCACCTCTg TTGAATGATGAGCAGCGTCACGAGATGTGCAACTATAGAAGGATGGCCGTCCAGCTGGAAGCAGACCAGAGGAACCCGCAGAAGAACAAGCTTCCTATCCAAGATCAAGACATACTGACAAGTTGTAATGTGCAATCAGTAGAGCCAGAGTCAAAAGAAACACAAGATGGCAACAAACCAGCTTGCAAg GTACAACATTTACGGAAGGATGAGGTTCAAAAGTCATCAGTTTCCAAATCAGCAGCAGTGAGCGGTTACACCCTGATCACCGACTCacctggccttcccaaagtccctgGGATTGGGACTGTTCTTCAGCCAATCAGTCCAGTTGCTCCCATTGGTCTAATTGCCAATGATAATGTGAAGGTGGATACAGAAGACAAGAGTGATGAGGAAGATATGAGTATGGACAGTCTTCTCAAGCAAACAAAAGACGAGCATGTGAGGAAGGACCAGAGTAGAGACGGGTCAAAAGGTCTCCTACCAACATCTGAGGCCATCACAGAGATAAAAAGTCCAAAGAGTGGTGTTGAGTTTGGCTTTAGTTTGCATCACAGTCCTCTTGGCCCTCCACAGACCTTCATCCATCAAACTGTGTATGATCTTCCACAGTCTGCATTACCTTGCATTCCAGATCGATGTATAAGACGACCTAGTCCAGAGTCTAGCTGCAGACGTAAACCACGCCCATTCTCTACTGGGAATATACACATTTCATTCCTAGGTATGCCAGGGGAAGGATCTGAACTGTCAGATTGGGAAGAAGCTCCCTCCCCAGATCACTGGAGTTCAGTTGGGGGTGAGCGTTTTCCTAATAGGAAGGGGAGTCGCCAATCCACTGTCTGTACTAATAGTCCAGTTTGGGAAACCCACAGCTCCATGAGCCCGTCGGGTCCCAACTTGTTTGGGCAACCGGAACATCTATCGTCAACATTTCGCCGGCGCTCTCACACCATGGACAGTCAGCTGGGAACCAACCAACCTGATTACATTGACCGCAGTCAAGAAAGGACACCTCGATTTATGGCAGGAGTCGTCACTGTTTGCCCTACAAGTCGACAGAACTCGGTTGCCCCCTTAAACAAGTCATACAAGATAGAGAGTCCTACGTCCTATCTGCGGCGGGTTCATGTTACTCCCGAGTTAGCTCAGGGTAAACACTGGACGCACCCTAGTGATCCTCGGGGGCCACGAGACGTTGTAACCTCACCAACGTTCCTCAGGCAtgcagctaatgctaacaacacag AGGTCGAGACCCAAAGGCGAGCAGAAGCTCTGGAGGACATAAAAAAGCGGCTGGAAGAAGAACATGCCTTGCAGATGTCCGTGCTCCTGGCTGAGCAGGAAAAAGAGCAACAGCGTCTTCGTCTG GATCTCGAAGAAGCTGAAAGAAGACTTAGAGAACAGGAGTCTGTGCATCCCCAGAACTGTGCTACTTGGAACGGACTTCTAGCTGGGATAAGTCCAACTAATGCCTCAGCTGAAAGATCACCGGGACACAGTATAG GTTTTCCTAGTCCCATCAGTTCTGATTTTACCCCTCCCTCTCTCCAGTCCCCTGTTTATATTCGAGGGCCCATTTGGGCGGCTAGCAAACTTCATGCAAGAGAAAGTcag GTTCTGACAACAGAACAACAGAGAGCATTGTGTCGAATTGGCGCCATTGCCCGTGGCTTCCTCATACGACGATTGCTGAAAACGCACAAGATCAAATATCTGCGTCAGACCATCATG GATACAAAGGCGTTCATTAGTTCCTTTCAGACTGAAGGTCCACCGAAAAAAGTCTCGGAACAAGATCTTTGTTTACAAGAAAGAGTTCAAGCGCAG TTACGTGCAGCCCTTTATGACATCAATGAAATCTTCTTTGAAATGCCTCTGAAGGATCGATTAGCACTGCTGCAGCAGGACAGAGAGCTCTGTGTTGAAAAGAAGCTACGAGACATG GACAAAGCTAAGAGTCATAAGGAAAAGGTGATTCTGTCTGCTGCCACGCAAAGGTCTATGGACCGGAAAAAGAG GGAGGGGGAATCACCAGGACAGGGTAGAAAGGTGATGCAGAAGCCAAAAAGTCCAACCCCTAACAG